The following proteins are encoded in a genomic region of Coffea eugenioides isolate CCC68of chromosome 6, Ceug_1.0, whole genome shotgun sequence:
- the LOC113774374 gene encoding uncharacterized protein LOC113774374, which translates to MRSTRSRSGRVPSTGAGQTSGAQQDRISEEHGSQRTQPNNEEAIAKMAEFVTDNPNIFEELGRYLKRQGKEKAESSKRRPTKSPEVPSGEDSEDGRLSRSTSRRASSKATSKIASISRAFSRGLLGKRAEDPPRRPGGLASDYMRAPPFTDDINGEMVPPNFKLPNLHTYDGRGDPEDHLRAFISAFRLYCVPDAVICRAFPIFLHGTARKWFWSLEPGSISSLDELIDRFIHRFVSSRPITKTSAYLLNLQQGQGESLRSYAQRFNEENVQIPDQNEQVTIAAFTNGLVAGIFNTEIHRQYPRTLRELWERVDQGIRSEDVNRMKREAQASRTGQDPRRRKDAGRGEPGPSGTSNQLRDRRSVFDRIVKGRSSTSDAELTPLNSSRTHVLAVMRQNHLGRNPPEIPGRRDKRNSNLYCAYHRDVGHETEDCNDLKREIENLIRQGYLKQFVRKDGGFNRSVSHRENRGPRRDDRRDTNMHCRGPEDRREDKQPPRDGSPGYGPNIAGVINTIAGGPTGGDSQNSRKRTYRQAEMEVAEPSSRLSEVITYGPADPVPAASSNHEALVIEVLTNNYVVKKVYVDPGSSVDVLYYRTFESLKLTREQLTPVRTPLVGFGGHVVHPEGMLTLVVTIGRHPRCRTVPVSFAVVKADSPYNMLIGRPTLNALRAVYSTYHLSFKFPTSAGVAEVSSDVGAARECYLATIQAAVTPRPSPRSEEKRPAVLSIDCIDPQKAEEPNRLEPGDEVELVVVDEAKPDQVVQVGAGLPPPLKEEMISLIKDHRDVFAWSADEVVGVPPELMTHQLNVDPQARPVRQKRRHFGPERSQAISDEVDKFLPAKMIHEVQYPTWLSNPVMVKKDTGGWRMCVDFTDLNKACPKDCYPLPRIDALVDAAMGYEILCFLDAFKGYHQIGMSEEDQEKTAFYTERGTYCYTTMPFGLKNAGATYQRLINRLFQNQIGRNVEAYVDDILVKSLTTSSFLSDVREVFGVLRDSRMKLNPKKCVFGVTSGKFLGYLVSHRGIEANPDKVKAIHDMSPPRNIREVQRLNGRLAALNRFLSQSAEKALPFFKVLKNADQFAWTEECQAAFDQLKQYLHHLPTLASPRPEEKLYLYLSAADEAVSAVLIRDEGTQVPVYYVSRALRGPETRYTQVEKLVLGLVHAARRLKPYFLAHPISVRTDQPIRQILVRPEASGRLTKWAVELGEYDLSYEPRTAIKAQALADFLAELTFTEGPESTSALPEVSTSSLWTLYVDGSSNGDGCGAGLLLEGPQGEVCSYALRFDFPATNNEAEYEALIAGLQLARKLGAQQIHVRSDSQLVVRQVIGEYEAKDETMQRYLSKVHQLTSYFKSFEIQRIPRSQNKRADALSRLASTSFSDLNKTVLVEVLSEPGYVEEVACPVHSEETWMTPFILFLGQGVLPEDRAEARKIQRKAARYALRDGELYKRSYLGPWLRCVTPEAGREVPHEIHEGLCGAHIGHRMLAKKAMLLGYFWPSLRQDSQDLVLGCPSCQVHAPEHHQPSNFMVPITSPWPFEQWGTDIIGPFPKAVGGYTFLVTAVDYFTKWVEAEPLRTISGLAIQKFFWKCIICRFGIPRVIISDNGRQFAENPFKTWCENLGIKQHFTSVGHPQANGQAENFNRTLLHGLRTRLHRVGSSWVEELPSVLWSYRTTPRSATRETPFSLTYGAEAVIPAEILTPSPRLAAYAAEVNDEERQLDLDLVEERRNLASARIASYKNTLAHYYNARVRHRRFQPGDLVLRKNSVSRAEPQGKLCPKWEGPYRVVESDAKGYCKLSYRDGSLVPRSWHAENLRLYYA; encoded by the coding sequence ATGAGATCCACGCGCTCCAGAAGCGGAAGAGTTCCCTCAACTGGGGCCGGGCAGACATCCGGAGCCCAGCAAGATCGTATCTCTGAGGAACATGGGTCCCAGAGGACCCAGCCTAACAATGAGGAGGCCATCGCCAAGATGGCCGAGTTTGTCACGGACAACCCCAACATCTTTGAGGAACTAGGAAGGTACCTCAAGAggcagggaaaagaaaaagctgaGTCTTCCAAGAGGAGACCGACGAAGTCCCCTGAAGTGCCCTCAGGCGAGGACTCCGAAGATGGGCGTCTATCTCGGAGCACCTCCAGGCGAGCCTCATCCAAGGCAACCTCCAAGATTGCCTCCATCTCCCGAGCGTTTTCTCGGGGACTACTGGGAAAACGAGCCGAGGACCCACCTCGGCGCCCCGGGGGCCTAGCTTCTGACTACATGAGGGCTCCGCCCTTCACGGATGACATCAATGGGGAGATGGTGCCCCCAAACTTTaagcttccaaatttgcacACCTATGACGGCCGAGGTGACCCCGAGGATCACCTCCGCGCCTTCATCTCCGCATTCCGACTCTACTGCGTCCCCGACGCCGTGATCTGTCGGGCTTTTCCCATCTTCCTACACGGGACTGCCCGAAAGTGGTTCTGGAGTTTGGAGCCGGGGAGCATTTCCTCCCTGGATGAGCTGATAGACCGGTTCATCCACCGCTTTGTGTCGTCTCGACCAATAACAAAGACTTCAGCTTACCTCTTGAACCTGCAACAGGGTCAGGGCGAGTCACTTCGCTCGTACGCCCAAAGGTTCAACGAGGAGAATGTACAGATCCCTGACCAGAACGAGCAAGTAACTATTGCTGCCTTCACCAACGGGTTAGTGGCAGGGATCTTCAACACAGAAATCCATCGGCAATACCCCCGTACACTACGGGAGCTCTGGGAAAGAGTGGACCAGGGAATCCGAAGTGAAGATGTAAATCGCATGAAGCGAGAAGCCCAAGCATCTCGTACGGGGCAAGATCCCCGAAGGAGGAAAGACGCTGGCCGAGGTGAGCCAGGCCCAAGTGGCACTTCAAACCAACTCCGAGACCGCCGAAGTGTCTTCGACCGGATCGTGAAAGGCAGATCATCCACCTCGGACGCCGAGCTGACGCCCCTCAATTCGAGCCGGACCCACGTCCTGGCTGTGATGAGGCAGAATCACCTCGGTCGCAATCCTCCCGAAATTCCGGGGAGGAGAGATAAGAGAAACTCGAACCTCTACTGTGCCTACCACCGTGATGTAGGACACGAGACTGAAGACTGCAATGACCTGAAGCGGGAAATCGAAAATTTGATCCGGCAAGGATACTTGAAGCAATTCGTCCGCAAGGATGGAGGCTTCAACCGAAGCGTCTCCCACCGGGAGAACCGGGGCCCCCGCCGAGACGACCGACGGGACACGAACATGCATTGCCGAGGTCCCGAAGACCGTAGGGAGGACAAGCAGCCCCCACGCGATGGCTCACCGGGCTACGGCCCCAACATCGCAGGGGTGATCAACACCATCGCGGGAGGACCAACGGGAGGAGACAGCCAGAACTCCCGGAAGCGGACCTACCGCCAGGCCGAGATGGAGGTGGCCGAGCCGAGCTCTCGCCTGTCCGAGGTCATCACCTACGGTCCCGCTGACCCCGTTCCTGCGGCTTCCAGCAATCATGAagctcttgtgattgaagtccTCACCAACAACTACGTAGTCAAAAAGGTCTACGTAGACCCCGGAAGCTCGGTAGACGTCTTGTACTACCGGACTTTCGAAAGTTTGAAGCTGACAAGGGAGCAACTCACTCCTGTCAGAACTCCCCTCGTGGGATTCGGGGGACACGTCGTCCACCCGGAAGGCATGTTGACCCTGGTGGTAACAATCGGGCGTCATCCACGATGCCGAACTGTGCCTGTCAGTTTTGCAGTGGTCAAAGCAGACTCCCCCTACAATATGCTGATAGGCCGGCCCACGCTCAATGCCTTGAGAGCCGTATACTCCACCTACCACCTGAGCTTTAAATTCCCAACATCTGCGGGGGTGGCCGAGGTAAGCAGCGATGTGGGCGCCGCCCGGGAGTGCTACCTCGCCACCATTCAAGCAGCAGTCACCCCCCGGCCCTCACCGAGGTCAGAAGAAAAGAGGCCAGCGGTCCTCTCCATAGACTGCATCGACCCTCAGAAGGCAGAAGAGCCCAACAGGCTGGAGCCCGGGGATGAAGTGGAACTGGTGGTAGTGGATGAAGCGAAACCTGACCAAGTGGTCCAGGTAGGGGCGGGACTCCCCCCACccctgaaagaagaaatgatctCCCTGATCAAAGACCACCGAGACGTCTTCGCGTGGTCCGCGGATGAAGTGGTCGGAGTGCCACCCGAGCTCATGACTCACCAACTCAACGTTGACCCGCAGGCCCGACCTGTGCGACAGAAACGAAGGCACTTCGGCCCCGAACGTAGCCAAGCCATATCGGATGAGGTCGACAAGTTCTTGCCGGCCAAGATGATCCACGAGGTCCAATATCCCACCTGGCTGTCCAATCCAGTCATGGTAAAAAAGGACACCGGGGGATGGAGAATGTGTGTCGACTTCACCGACCTCAACAAGgcctgccccaaagattgctatcCTCTGCCAAGGATAGACGCCCTCGTCGACGCGGCGATGGGGTATGAAATCCTCTGCTTCCTAGATGCCTTCAAAGGGTATCATCAAATAGGAATGAGTGAGGAGGACCAAGAGAAAACGGCGTTCTACACCGAACGAGGTACTTATTGTTACACTACCATGCCCTTCGGGCTAAAGAACGCCGGGGCGACCTACCAAAGGCTGATCAACCGACTCTTCCAGAATCAGATCGGCCGCAATGTGGAGGCCTATGTGGATGACATCCTCGTTAAAAGCCTCACCACTTCATCCTTTCTGTCAGACGTGAGGGAAGTCTTTGGTGTCCTGCGAGACTCGAGGATGAAGCTGAATCCCAAGAAGTGCGTCTTCGGCGTCACCTCGGGAAAATTCTTGGGGTATCTGGTTTCCCACCGGGGAATCGAGGCCAACCCCGACAAGGTGAAAGCCATTCATGACATGTCTCCACCCCGGAACATCCGAGAAGTCCAACGGCTGAATGGACGCCTGGCCGCGCTGAATCGCTTCCTGTCCCAATCAGCTGAGAAAGCTCTGCCTTTCTTTAAGGTGCTGAAAAATGCTGACCAGTTCGCCTGGACTGAGGAGTGTCAGGCTGCTTTCGACCAGCTGAAGCAGTACTTGCATCACCTACCAACTCTCGCTTCACCTCGGCCCGAGGAGAagctctacctctacctctccGCAGCCGACGAGGCTGTCAGCGCTGTGCTCATCCGAGATGAGGGCACCCAAGTGCCGGTCTACTACGTCAGCCGAGCCCTCCGCGGGCCGGAGACCCGATACACGCAAGTGGAAAAACTTGTGCTGGGGCTCGTCCACGCAGCTCGGCGGTTGAAACCCTACTTCTTAGCCCATCCCATCTCGGTCAGGACCGACCAGCCCATTCGGCAAATATTGGTGCGACCCGAAGCTTCTGGTCGCCTCACCAAGTGGGCTGTCGAATTGGGAGAATATGACTTGTCCTACGAGCCACGCACCGCCATAAAAGCTCAAGCTTTAGCTGACTTCCTTGCTGAGCTCACCTTCACGGAAGGTCCGGAGTCCACTTCAGCCTTACCCGAGGTGTCCACCTCATCCCTGTGGACATTGTATGTCGATGGATCCTCTAATGGAGACGGCTGCGGAGCCGGACTGCTCCTGGAAGGACCTCAGGGGGAGGTTTGCTCTTACGCCCTCCGCTTTGACTTCCCGGCCACCAACAATGAAGCCGAGTACGAGGCTCTAATCGCTGGACTCCAGCTAGCCCGCAAGCTCGGCGCCCAGCAAATCCACGTCCGCAGTGACTCCCAGCTCGTGGTACGCCAAGTTATTGGTGAGTACGAGGCCAAGGATGAGACCATGCAACGGTACCTctccaaagttcaccaactcACCTCGTACTTCAAGTCATTCGAAATCCAAAGGATCCCTCGGTCCCAGAATAAGCGAGCCGACGCCTTATCCCGGCTGGCTTCCACTTCATTCTCTGACCTCAACAAAACCGTCTTGGTGGAGGTCCTGAGTGAACCAGGGTACGTGGAAGAGGTGGCCTGCCCCGTGCACTCTGAAGAAACTTGGATGACCCCGTTCATCCTTTTCTTGGGTCAAGGAGTCCTTCCCGAAGACCGAGCTGAAGCAAGGAAGATACAACGCAAAGCCGCTCGGTATGCACTCCGCGATGGAGAACTATATAAGCGCTCCTACCTCGGCCCATGGTTGAGGTGTGTCACCCCCGAGGCAGGACGCGAGGTCCCCCACGAGATCCACGAGGGCCTATGTGGGGCTCACATCGGCCACAGGATGCTAGCTAAGAAAGCTATGCTCCTGGGATATTTCTGGCCATCACTTCGGCAAGACTCCCAGGACCTCGTTCTCGGCTGCCCTTCCTGCCAAGTCCACGCACCCGAGCACCACCAGCCTTCAAACTTCATGGTCCCCATCACTTCACCCTGGCCGTTTGAGCAATGGGGGACAGACATCATAGGTCCCTTCCCCAAAGCCGTCGGGGGTTATACATTCTTAGTAACCGCTGTGGAttacttcaccaagtgggtCGAGGCCGAGCCACTTCGGACCATCTCAGGGCTGgccattcaaaaattcttttggaagTGCATTATCTGCCGCTTCGGCATACCTCGGGTCATCATCTCGGACAATGGGAGACAGTTTGCCGAGAACCCGTTCAAGACTTGGTGCGAGAACCTCGGCATCAAACAACACTTCACTTCGGTAGGCCACCCCCAGGCCAATGGTCAAGCAGAAAACTTCAACCGGACTCTTCTACATGGTCTCAGGACCCGACTACACCGAGTTGGGTCATCTTGGGTGGAGGAACTCCCCAGTGTCCTGTGGTCGTATCGGACCACGCCGAGGTCAGCGACGCGAGAGACCCCATTCTCCCTGACCTACGGCGCCGAGGCGGTCATCCCGGCTGAGATCCTTACCCCCAGCCCTCGGCTGGCAGCCTATGCCGCCGAGGTGAACGACGAAGAGAGGCAGCTGGACCTCGACCTCGTCGAAGAACGAAGGAATCTCGCCTCAGCCCGGATAGCTTCTTACAAGAACACACTGGCACACTACTACAATGCCCGCGTGAGACATCGTAGATTCCAACCTGGAGACTTGGTTCTTAGAAAAAACTCAGTCAGCCGAGCTGAACCGCAAGGGAAATTATGCCCGAAATGGGAAGGCCCTTACCGAGTTGTGGAATCTGACGCTAAGGGGTATTGTAAACTGAGTTACCGAGATGGCTCATTAGTGCCGAGGTCTTGGCACGCCGAGAACCTCAGATTGTATTACGCCTGA